In Columba livia isolate bColLiv1 breed racing homer chromosome 20, bColLiv1.pat.W.v2, whole genome shotgun sequence, a genomic segment contains:
- the LOC102085989 gene encoding fibrinogen-like protein 1-like protein, with protein sequence MEEEEGEGLEGKPDEQRLQPLGLQAGTRWLCRDLVLPAVLGMLLLCASPAPASRFQGAEYGVPPDCSHLRKTSPGGVYVIQPAHSPPRVVWCDMDTEGKGWTVVQRNSHDTEFTWKQSWTTYKYGFGNVQGDHWLGTEYLHLLTQQGTYKVRFVVQNRANVTRYAEYDIFSVQSEASGYPLRLGRFLGSGEDYLTSHHSRYGGIHNNMKFITANRDQDQHSGNCANSYGGWWYDKCQNVLLNGKRYIFWPEICSSGDRTSSLILVKPTDVC encoded by the exons atggaagaagaagaaggtgaaggtttggaggggaagccggatgagcagcggctgcagcccctgg GGCTCCAGGCTGGGACACGTTGGCTCTGCAGGGACCTTGTCCTGCCCGccgtgctggggatgctgctccTCTGTGCCAGCCCAGCGCCAGCGAGCAGGTTCCAGGGTGCTGAGTAcgg ggttCCCCCAGACTGCAGCCATCTCCGCAAGACCAGCCCCGGCGGGGTGTACGTCATCCAGCCGGCACATTCTCCTCCACGTGTGGTGTGGTGCGACATGGACACGGAAGGCAAAGGCTGGACTGTTGTCCAGAGAAACTCTCATGACACTGAATTCACATGGAAGCAATCCTGGACCACCTACAAGTATGGCTTTGGGAACGTGCAAGGTGATCACTGGCTGGGCACGGAGTACCTGCACCTGCTGACACAGCAAGGCACCTACAAAGTCCGCTTCGTTGTGCAAAACAGAGCCAATGTCACCCGGTACGCCGAGTACGACATCTTCAGCGTGCAGAGCGAGGCCAGTGGGTACCCGCTGCGGCTGGGCCGGTTCCTGGGCAGTGGGGAGGACTATCTGACCAGCCACCACTCCCGCTACGGGGGCATACACAACAACATGAAGTTCATCACGGCCAACAGGGACCAGGACCAGCACAGCGGGAACTGCGCCAACAGCTACGGGGGCTGGTGGTACGACAAGTGCCAGAACGTCCTGCTCAATGGGAAGAGGTACATCTTCTGGCCAGAAATCTGCTCAAGTGGTGACCGTACATCCTCCCTCATCCTGGTCAAGCCCACAGACGTGTGCTGA
- the LOC102098607 gene encoding fibrinogen-like protein 1-like protein codes for MAAHRSNLLFFPLVLALLAPLLALEIENLERLKVNLDEIINLHSDELHPEEDGENERQSRSSNTQQTANHRWPRDCSEVSSGSPSGIYVIQPTGLQPIVVYCNLSVADGGWTVIQRNRQSTEITWAESWTTYKYGFGNVHTDYWLGTEYIHQISRQKVYRVRFIIWDAANYARFADYNLFSVETESQGYRLRLGTYSGSAGDGMALNSASATHDNMKFSTKDRDQDTSSSNCASSYGGGWWYSACYYVRLNVRGAITWGGLCNGNCRASAILIKPVSYC; via the exons ATGG CTGCTCATCGCTCCAATCTGCTGTTCTTCCCCTTggtgctggccctgctggcCCCTCTTCTTGCTCTGGAAATTGAAAACCTGGAAAGACTAAAAGTAAATTTAGATGAAATCATTAATCTCCATTCGGATGAGCTCCATCCTG AAGAAGATGGAGAGAATGAACGGCAGAGCAGATCCAGCAACACTCAGCAGACAGCGAACCACC GTTGGCCCAGGGACTGCAGCGAGGTCTCTTCTGGCAGCCCCAGTGGCATCTATGTCATCCAGCCCACCGGGCTGCAGCCCATTGTGGTGTATTGCAACTTGAGCGTGGCAGACGGGGGCTGGACGGTCATCCAGAGGAACCGGCAGAGCACCGAGATCACCTGGGCCGAGTCCTGGACCACCTACAAGTACGGCTTTGGGAACGTGCACACCGACTACTGGCTGGGCACTGAGTACATCCATCAGATCTCCAGGCAGAAGGTCTACCGGGTCAGGTTTATCATCTGGGATGCTGCGAACTATGCCAGGTTTGCAGACTACAACCTCTTCAGTGTGGAAACCGAGTCCCAGGGCTACCGGCTGAGGCTGGGAACATATTCGGGGTCAGCAGGAGACGGCATGGCCTTGAACAGTGCTTCCGCCACGCACGACAACATGAAGTTCTCTACTAAAGATCGGGATCAGGACACTTCCAGCAGTAACTGTGCCTCCAGCTATGGGGGCGGCTGGTGGTACTCGGCGTGTTATTATGTGCGGCTGAATGTTAGGGGGGCCATAACATGGGGCGGCCTGTGCAACGGGAACTGCAGAGCATCTGCCATCCTCATCAAACCAGTTTCCTACTGTTAg